One stretch of Halobacillus litoralis DNA includes these proteins:
- a CDS encoding sporulation YhaL family protein, whose translation MLFGLPIWVFLCIVFIFISGYMAIRAMRAEHNLEQEYIEREGQVYLKRIEKEKERRGKSAMMSD comes from the coding sequence ATGTTATTCGGTCTTCCGATTTGGGTGTTTCTGTGTATTGTCTTTATATTCATAAGCGGGTATATGGCCATCCGCGCCATGAGAGCGGAGCACAACCTCGAGCAAGAGTATATCGAACGGGAAGGGCAAGTGTATTTAAAGAGGATTGAGAAAGAGAAAGAACGGCGGGGAAAAAGTGCCATGATGTCAGATTAA
- a CDS encoding GbsR/MarR family transcriptional regulator, translated as MNNTDWNKYEETIEQFIQVIAKNMSLYGVTPSIGRLYGVLYFSQEPMTLDDMREALEMSKTSMSTGVRALSDMKMVEPSFKKGVRKDLYKSEEDWYKSFTSLFGSRWRHHTETNIEEADEAIQELQELQEKTTDEELQAKITEDIDRLEYAQNYYRWLMRFIHVVESGEIFQYVPKIDQKDKK; from the coding sequence ATGAATAATACAGATTGGAACAAATACGAAGAAACGATTGAACAATTTATCCAAGTCATAGCTAAGAATATGAGCCTTTATGGTGTAACCCCGTCCATTGGTCGCTTGTATGGAGTGCTGTACTTTTCGCAGGAACCCATGACATTGGATGACATGCGGGAAGCTTTGGAGATGAGTAAGACAAGTATGTCAACAGGCGTCCGTGCTTTATCAGATATGAAGATGGTCGAACCTTCCTTTAAAAAAGGAGTACGTAAAGACCTTTACAAGTCAGAAGAAGACTGGTATAAATCATTCACTTCCTTGTTTGGGAGCCGTTGGAGACATCATACAGAGACGAATATTGAAGAAGCGGATGAAGCCATCCAGGAGCTTCAAGAGCTGCAAGAGAAGACCACGGACGAAGAACTTCAAGCGAAAATAACTGAGGATATTGATCGACTGGAATATGCTCAAAATTACTATCGCTGGCTCATGAGATTCATACATGTGGTAGAATCAGGAGAGATCTTCCAATACGTACCGAAAATTGATCAAAAAGATAAAAAGTAA
- a CDS encoding ATP-binding protein → MKSFEQSVTKSTSVEEMEQARRQLQLYDAHMNEYHHLREQWKQLNQEEVRLQEKANHLQQRKRRLESTLDEQRNLYPFLAYLNVEHWEKLYHLLVQLKEKKRTQNQMLRDKEEQLSIMNDIQKNLEAFYKMKKWEFYEENMEQQWHRLKEWVQDQSQRRQKITHAEQQLESLYKRAKENKVKQSTYMEQQQDLFKEAGVEKEDDYYTKAKQNKKHEEQQNQLQDLERQLQRMLSESEQKDYHVWTEVPEERVLSARLERLKSEKKKVEDEQKKNQQAMADNQSAIQQLEHSDERSSITHKLHREKAELQKQSEEWAAYQLAWKALEKTKHAYKEKYLPRILRKATDYFYRLTDGNYTDVKISPDDDRIKVISKQGFTYYPMELSRGTKDQLYISFRMALGETMADDLSLPFLVDDAFVHFDQKRLHLMIELFEQLSKKHQVILFTWREDLEEVFQSPHVLRLSENQ, encoded by the coding sequence ATGAAATCATTCGAACAAAGTGTGACGAAGTCCACTTCAGTAGAAGAAATGGAACAAGCGAGGAGACAACTGCAGTTATATGATGCACATATGAATGAGTACCATCATTTACGTGAGCAGTGGAAGCAGTTGAACCAGGAAGAGGTTCGGCTGCAGGAGAAGGCTAATCATCTTCAACAACGAAAAAGAAGATTGGAAAGTACCCTCGATGAACAGCGTAATCTCTATCCTTTCCTAGCATACTTAAACGTGGAGCACTGGGAAAAACTTTATCATCTTCTTGTGCAGTTGAAAGAAAAAAAACGTACACAAAACCAGATGCTTCGCGACAAAGAAGAGCAACTTTCCATAATGAATGATATCCAAAAAAATCTGGAAGCGTTTTACAAGATGAAAAAGTGGGAATTCTACGAAGAGAATATGGAGCAGCAGTGGCATCGTTTGAAAGAATGGGTCCAAGACCAAAGTCAAAGAAGGCAGAAAATTACCCATGCAGAACAGCAATTGGAATCCTTGTATAAACGTGCGAAAGAAAACAAAGTAAAGCAATCTACTTATATGGAGCAGCAACAAGATCTGTTTAAAGAAGCCGGTGTTGAAAAGGAAGATGACTATTACACCAAAGCCAAACAGAATAAAAAACATGAGGAGCAACAAAATCAGCTCCAAGATTTAGAACGTCAGCTGCAGCGTATGCTGTCAGAAAGTGAGCAGAAAGATTATCATGTGTGGACAGAAGTGCCTGAAGAACGTGTTCTTTCTGCCCGTCTCGAGCGACTTAAAAGCGAAAAGAAAAAGGTCGAAGATGAACAAAAAAAGAATCAGCAAGCCATGGCAGATAACCAGAGTGCCATTCAGCAGCTTGAGCATTCCGACGAACGCTCAAGCATTACCCACAAACTTCACAGAGAAAAAGCTGAACTTCAAAAACAATCAGAAGAATGGGCGGCTTATCAACTGGCATGGAAGGCTTTGGAGAAAACGAAGCATGCGTATAAAGAAAAATATTTGCCACGCATCTTAAGGAAAGCTACAGACTATTTTTATAGACTGACGGACGGAAATTATACGGATGTGAAAATTTCCCCCGATGATGATCGCATTAAGGTCATTAGTAAGCAAGGGTTCACTTATTATCCAATGGAACTTTCACGAGGCACAAAAGATCAATTGTATATTTCTTTCCGCATGGCTCTGGGGGAAACAATGGCGGATGATTTATCCCTGCCGTTTCTCGTTGATGATGCCTTTGTTCATTTTGACCAAAAGAGATTACACCTGATGATCGAACTTTTCGAGCAGTTATCTAAAAAGCACCAAGTCATCCTTTTTACTTGGCGAGAAGATTTGGAAGAAGTGTTTCAATCTCCTCACGTCCTGCGATTGAGTGAAAATCAATAA
- a CDS encoding AAA family ATPase — protein sequence MKIIHLFIYGFGKWKDYSLDLTDSSPHLIIGENEAGKSTLYEFILFMLFGLPPKQRLSFTPKTGGSMGGRLVLLTAEYGRVTIERTHEYENGKAVCHLETGEEKDESWLRNLLDGMERRVFESTYSFNADALMELRNISGHELGEVLLNIGLTGSDQIYQTEKWLQKQMDERFKPQGKKPLINEQLQVVEELQQKKKTLDEEEEVYLRLQKTKETLNERMSTLEKEWKETINQLYITEQVLKVRAIIVDYHLIKSEVENQQKVSFPEAGVERYQQVKEVLLPLQSEQKLLKTNIEELEASIQHWKDGYVPSQEGEGGRLVESGYPKYEQALYEHERLLQQTSRLNEQLEEYKSHIDVPFDTDEIEEYPLPFYIEETWRALKKEKEEVEREEAFIKEQLDDIAREFQKIEEHKHSIEDERISEETAREYEEKLQKSYQMAATSDQDLTGLRNRRLLGGVIAALALAVGGASGRNGAIRLVFGHSRWFCLVQLQLSQKNYEIIRTKCDEVHFSRRNGTSEETTAVI from the coding sequence TTGAAGATCATCCATTTATTCATATACGGATTTGGGAAATGGAAGGATTACTCTTTAGATTTAACCGATTCATCCCCGCATCTCATCATAGGTGAAAATGAAGCAGGAAAATCGACGCTCTATGAGTTTATCTTGTTTATGTTATTTGGACTACCTCCAAAGCAAAGGCTCTCTTTCACACCTAAAACCGGAGGGAGCATGGGTGGGCGCCTTGTCCTTTTAACGGCAGAGTATGGCAGAGTGACGATTGAGAGAACACACGAATATGAGAATGGAAAAGCGGTCTGTCACTTGGAGACAGGGGAAGAGAAGGATGAATCCTGGCTCCGAAATTTACTGGATGGAATGGAACGTAGAGTTTTTGAATCTACCTATAGCTTTAATGCGGATGCCTTGATGGAGCTAAGGAATATATCCGGTCATGAGCTTGGTGAAGTCCTTTTAAATATCGGGTTAACCGGATCTGATCAAATTTATCAGACAGAAAAATGGCTGCAAAAACAAATGGATGAACGTTTCAAGCCGCAAGGAAAAAAGCCACTCATCAATGAACAGCTTCAAGTGGTTGAAGAGTTGCAGCAGAAGAAAAAGACATTGGATGAAGAAGAAGAAGTCTACTTACGTCTGCAAAAAACAAAAGAAACATTGAACGAACGCATGAGTACGTTGGAGAAGGAATGGAAGGAGACAATCAATCAACTCTACATAACGGAGCAGGTCTTGAAAGTTAGAGCTATTATTGTTGATTACCATTTAATAAAGTCGGAAGTAGAGAATCAACAAAAGGTTTCCTTTCCGGAAGCCGGTGTGGAGCGTTACCAACAAGTAAAGGAAGTCCTTTTGCCTCTTCAATCAGAACAAAAGCTATTGAAAACAAATATAGAGGAACTTGAAGCTTCCATTCAACATTGGAAAGATGGGTATGTTCCATCTCAAGAAGGTGAAGGAGGAAGGCTCGTAGAATCTGGATATCCAAAGTATGAGCAAGCTCTCTACGAACATGAACGCCTTTTACAACAGACTAGCCGACTAAATGAACAGCTGGAAGAATATAAAAGCCACATCGATGTTCCTTTTGATACAGATGAAATTGAAGAATACCCTCTGCCATTTTATATTGAAGAGACATGGCGAGCATTGAAGAAGGAAAAAGAGGAAGTAGAACGAGAAGAAGCGTTTATTAAGGAACAATTAGATGATATCGCCCGGGAGTTTCAAAAGATTGAAGAACATAAACATTCGATAGAGGACGAGAGGATTAGTGAGGAAACAGCCAGAGAATACGAAGAAAAGTTGCAGAAGAGTTATCAAATGGCAGCCACGTCTGACCAGGACTTAACGGGATTAAGAAATAGACGTTTGTTAGGAGGCGTAATAGCGGCCCTTGCACTGGCTGTCGGGGGGGCTTCTGGAAGGAATGGGGCTATTCGTCTTGTGTTTGGCCATAGCCGCTGGTTTTGCCTTGTACAGTTACAGCTGTCACAAAAAAATTATGAAATCATTCGAACAAAGTGTGACGAAGTCCACTTCAGTAGAAGAAATGGAACAAGCGAGGAGACAACTGCAGTTATATGA